In one Colletotrichum destructivum chromosome 2, complete sequence genomic region, the following are encoded:
- a CDS encoding Putative xaa-Pro dipeptidyl-peptidase-like domain, cocE/Serine esterase, alpha/Beta hydrolase has translation MADIEILQVELEKTRRLGKFVKAWDPSILGVREANPRTVVEGDLISDLDIAVPVRDGTILRANVHRPLGQEGQKLPVLFNYTVYGKDGATDISIFPASTGLEKDRITEHYIFEAADPGWWCPRGYAVAYVDARGSCQSDGDKSYYSRDVGLDGYDIVEWLAKQQWSNGKVGMYGASGYAMLQYLVAAEQPPSLAAIIPIDGMTDIYREMARKGGIPETHFSEVYPTLYNWGKNLVEDPTDGPKTHPYFDEYWQSKIAALDKIQCPAYVICSWNDHGIHTRGTLNAWEKITSGEKYLELHGHQKWEWAALDESLSRHKAFLDHYLLGLSTEIQFWPRVRYVVRERHYVGEWRYSDAFPIPETQYTKLFPTPTGGLSKISQPAEHQVSYDAKEGEVVFELPLRNSLEFVGHAKLRLWVEAAEGGDNLDLFITLRKKDKEGNDVYFPWLTIIDDGPIGFGWLRASRRELDEAQSTPWRPVHLHRRDLEPLKPGDVVCVDIEIQPTSCRFRAGDRLDLVISGHDYGNFPGLPVVRHNDTINKGRHIIHFGGKYDSHLLLPVLPGFKNSFSRKKSWIKMTIACRRIPGWSEEKFLEEYTGVHAEATRHVSNMVPHLRNYTQVVGLPHVDVKGIPTGGLAAWDAVTTLGWTTLHALWGSFRNPAYKASAGSHVFADSSAQTGILSQSFAEIMFDPIAFEKLGKKPAVLQVLLARSRAGAHSDPSEADLEARADHVGRIGAGTGLLRYVLNRAVVPSTVESIFEGTPFSTTDWTTMSAFEQYWFPDRESVIAFLCENERSSKIFGTLPKSFDLTKSFAVIGDENIVVEKELF, from the exons CGTGGGATCCTTCCATACTTGGTGTCCGTGAAGCCAACCCACGCACGGTCGTCGAAGGAGATTTGATCTCCGATTTGGACATTGCCGTTCCAGTGAGAGACGGCACGATTCTGCGCGCAAATGTTCATCGGCCCCTTGGTCAGGAGGGTCAGAAGCTTCCCGTGTTGTTCAACTACACTGTTTACGGCAAGGATGGCGCAACAGACATTAGCATCTTCCCAGCTTCAACTGGGCTGGAGAAAGATCGAATCACTGAGCATTACATCTTTGAAGCAGCTGATccggggtggtggtgtccTCGTGGTTACGCTGTTGCTTATGTTGATGCTAGGGGGTCGTGTCAATCTGATGGAGACAAAAGTTATTACTCCAGGGATGTTGGTCTTGACG gctatgaCATTGTGGAATGGCTAGCCAAGCAGCAGTGGTCCAATGGAAAGGTTGGCATGTACGGTGCTAGCGGCTATGCTATGCTCCAGTATCTCGTGGCTGCCGAACAGCCCCCATCTCTTGCC GCAATTATACCCATCGATGGAATGACCGACATTTACCGTGAAATGGCTAGGAAGGGCGGTATTCCTGAGACCCACTTCAGCGAGGT GTACCCAACACTTTACAATTGGGGCAAGAACCTCGTTGAAGATCCGACTGACGGGCCCAAGACACACCCGTACTTTGATGAATACTGGCAAAGCAAGATTGCAGCGCTTGACAAAATCCAATGCCCAGCATACGTCATCTGCTCCTGGAATGACCATGGAATCCATACTCGCGGGACGTTGAACGCTTGGGAGAAAATAACGTCGGGGGAAAAGTACCTTGAGCTTCATGGGCACCAGAA ATGGGAGTGGGCTGCCTTGGATGAATCTCTGAGCAGACACAAGGCCTTCCTGGACCACTACCTCCTGGGGTTATCGACAGAAATACAGTTCTGGCCCAGAGTTCGATATGTCGTGAGGGAGCGCCATTATGTTGGCGAATGGCGGTATTCTGACGCCTTTCCTATCCCGGAAACACAGTATACCAAGCTGTTTCCAACGCCCACGGGAGGGTTGAGTAAGATTTCCCAACCCGCGGAGCACCAGGTTTCATATGACGCaaaggagggcgaggtggtCTTTGAACTCCCTCTGCGCAACTCCCTCGAATTTGTCGGACATGCGAAACTCAGACTGTGGGTGGAAGCTGCAGAGGGGGGCGACAATTTGGACCTTTTTATCACGCTACGCAAAAAGGACAAAGAGGGAAATGACGTATACTTTCCCTGGCTCACCATTATCGACGACGGACCGATTGGGTTCGGTTGGCTCCGAGCTTCACGCCGAGAACTCGACGAGGCTCAGTCCACACCCTGGCGCCCGGTACACCTACACCGCCGGGACCTGGAGCCCTTGAAGCCCGGAGATGTGGTTTGCGTTGATATCGAGATACAACCTACCAGCTGCCGTTTCAGGGCCGGTGATAGACTGGACCTCGTGATTTCTGGTCACGACTACGGCAACTTTCCAGGTCTTCCAGTTGTCCGTCACAACGACACGATAAACAAAGGACGTCATATCATTCATTTCGGCGGCAAATACGATTCGCACCTCCTGCTCCCTGTCCTCCCTGGCTTCAAAAACTCCTTCAGTCGGAAGAAATCGTGGATCAAAATGACCATCGCATGCAGACGAATTCCAGGTTGGTCCGAAGAGAAGTTTTTGGAAGAATACACTGGCGTTCATGCGGAAGCGACTAGACATGTTTCAAACATGGTACCGCACCTGCGCAATTACACTCAAGTCGTTGGACTGCCCCATGTCGATGTCAAAGGCATACCTACTGGCGGCTTGGCTGCCTGGGATGCCGTCACAACACTTGGCTGGACAACCTTGCATGCCCTCTGGGGGTCATTCCGAAACCCGGCGTACAAAGCCTCGGCCGGCAGCCACGTCTTTGCCGACAGCTCAGCACAGACCGGAATACTCAGCCAGTCATTTGCAGAGATCATGTTCGATCCCATCGCGTTCGAGAAGCTGGGTAAGAAACCAGCTGTGCTTCAAGTGTTATTGGCGAGATCCCGCGCCGGTGCACATTCCGATCCCAGCGAAGCGGACCTCGAAGCTCGCGCTGATCACGTTGGGAGAATTGGAGCCGGCACTGGTCTGCTGAGATACGTTCTTAACCGAGCCGTTGTTCCTTCAACTGTCGAATCTATTTTCGAGGGGACTCCCTTCAGCACAACTGACTGGACGACCATGTCGGCATTCGAGCAGTACTGGTTCCCTGATCGCGAGTCAGTCATTGCCTTCCTTTGCGAGAACGAGAGATCCAGCAAGATCTTTGGTACACTGCCCAAGTCTTTTGACTTGACCAAGTCTTTTGCTGTCATTGGCGACGAGAACATTGTGGTGGAAAAAGAACTTTTTTAA
- a CDS encoding uncharacterized protein (Putative zn(2)Cys(6) fungal-type DNA-binding domain, transcription factor domain, fungi), which produces MIVKCDVCNAEFRRSEHLSRHLLRHIGVRPFSCAMCGADFSRRDSLQRHMQSHEKASSEPNDSNSSKRTRRSCVSRACRDYARSKQKCDGRTPCARCKTRQRNCVYVSTSQRRAKNSGEGVAWNVDQATDAHVTPESTGTHVHSSSFSDLLEHQGHFTSTEPPGCDDQPHNPDSYPSLLGSTSHLGPQAFETSDSLLYDPTQWCFLTSENHNWLNGAVSDDVWKGATQIDDTFDTVQWSRRESDSFQERIPDSLLQTKARSAAPDIATNPQDAATDVDQGVTSTEVATPLLSDEAPRPNFTNHSELSATFQDALRKPAALGRDCGNNAASEVAKSRRKTRFVTDDLEGLSYIPRSSFLRKDPSNNPDAWRLEDYEHVPTLNPDVYSFISTKFAMLNADNSFCLPFTDEPFPSFEAINAFVQSYFEHYHPVFPLLHQASFDPKHSHWVLVIAVAATGCGFSVLGTTRTSFILQELLRRSINLYFELETEPDLKSELSIAQAILLSQIGLMFSGNMSFSEHAQKSMSLLATFCRKANYFTECPPVDHSPPTRRNDWSKWIYTECKRRLVHLSWQWHSMSQMLDRHTLDDHREHLDRNFLDKFILQLFDSQICAFFDLPPTIPTDLLRLPMPSVDSLWMARSSEEWNGELSELSNLGKPRSLREEVNSFYRTQKLPEATSELNKILLTLAVYRDAGSGRDTVSYLNLLRNDKCQNPPETPLGWVALQHNHLLSLLTHLSLRDLMVFSGWRASGREHKAACLRLASWLAQNPRKARLIIYHGAQLFGSIRDHPTQGHHEANSFLVATLGIWASTAVRTGDVCSNLGLESGHTATPLLSNESSNFNDCSSENLRSRRTIRLDKPVPIDKVEPWISGASLHRPYLSGVGALTSQDVCSHLLEEGVRVLSSQSGWSIGLAISVVLRAHWTTKHKGQEENLSHTNHASRRNIPTAHPHSTAK; this is translated from the exons ATGATTGTCAAATGTGACGTTTGTAACGCCGAGTTTCGTCGCTCCGAACACCTCAGCCGTCACCTCCTTCGTCATATCGGCGTACGACCTTTTTCATGTGCGATGTGTGGCGCTGACTTTTCCCGAAG GGACTCACTGCAACGTCATATGCAGAGCCACGAAAAAGCTTCATCAGAACCAAACGACTCTAATTCTTCAAAGAGGACACGCAGGTCTTGCGTATCGAGGGCATGCCGCGATTACGCACGTTCAAAGCAGAAGTGTGATGGAAGGACACCCTGCGCTAGATGCAAGACACGGCAGCGGAACTGCGTGTATGTTTCCACAAGCCAACGAAGAGCCAAGAATTCTGGTGAAGGTGTGGCTTGGAATGTCGATCAAGCAACAGATGCCCACGTTACGCCAGAATCTACTGGTACACATGTCCATTCGTCAAGCTTCAGTGAC CTCTTGGAACACCAAGGCCACTTCACAAGTACTGAGCCGCCAGGATGCGATGACCAGCCTCACAATCCTGACAGCTATCCTAGTTTACTAGGGTCTACAAGTCATCTCGGACCTCAAGCTTTCGAAACGTCAGACTCACTGCTTTATGATCCAACCCAATGGTGTTTTCTAACCTCCGAAAACCACAACTGGTTGAATGGCGCGGTCAGTGATGACGTTTGGAAAGGTGCAACACAGATTGATGACACTTTCGACACTGTACAGTGGTCCAGAAGAGAAAGCGATAGTTTCCAGGAGCGGATTCCGGACTCTTTGTTACAAACGAAAGCACGATCAGCAGCGCCAGACATTGCCACCAATCCCCAGGACGCTGCGACTGACGTGGATCAGGGAGTGACATCCACGGAGGTTGCAACGCCACTACTGTCAGATGAGGCCCCGAGGCCCAATTTCACAAACCATTCTGAACTATCAGCTACTTTCCAAGATGCGCTGAGAAAACCCGCAGCACTTGGAAGAGACTGTGGGAACAATGCGGCCAGTGAGGTAGCTAAAAGCAGACGGAAAACCCGTTTTGTCACAGATGATCTTGAGGGACTCTCCTATATTCCACGATCCTCTTTTCTAAGAAAAGACCCTAGCAACAATCCCGATGCTTGGCGTCTCGAGGACTATGAGCATGTCCCAACTTTGAACCCAGATGTCTACAGCTTCATCAGTACGAAATTTGCCATGTTGAACGCCGACAACTCCTTCTGTCTACCCTTTACAGACGAACCATTTCCCTCTTTTGAGGCCATCAACGCCTTTGTACAATCCTATTTCGAACATTATCATCCTGTTTTCCCGCTGCTTCATCAAGCTAGCTTTGACCCCAAACACTCACATTGGGTCTTAGTCATTGCCGTTGCGGCAACAGGATGTGGGTTTTCTGTGCTTGGCACGACAAGAACAAGTTTTATACTTCAAGAGCTGCTGCGCCGTTCAATCAATCTCTAC TTTGAGCTGGAAACCGAGCCAGATCTCAAGTCCGAGCTAAGTATTGCTCAAGCTATTTTGCTTAGTCAAATTGGCTTAATGTTCTCAGGCAATATGTCGTTTTCTGAACACGCACAGAAGAGCATGTCTCTATTGGCGACATTTTGCAGAAAAGCCAACTACTTTACAGAGTGTCCACCAGTCGACCATTCACCTCCCACGAGACGAAATGATTGGTCAAAATGGATCTACACAGAATGCAAACGGCGCCTCGTTCATTTATCCTGG CAATGGCATTCCATGTCTCAAATGCTAGACCGACATACATTGGACGATCATCGTGAACATCTTGACAGAAATTTTCTTGACAAATTTATTCTCCAGCTCTTTGACAGCCAAATTTGCGCTTTTTTCGACTTACCTCCTACAATACCGACTGATCTTCTCCGACTGCCCATGCCATCCGTTGATTCACTTTGGATGGCACGATCATCTGAGGAGTGGAATGGAGAGCTCTCAGAACTTTCAA ACCTTGGCAAGCCGAGATCCCTCCGAGAAGAGGTCAATAGCTTTTATAGAACACAAAAGCTTCCGGAAGCAACTAGCGAACTCAACAAAATCCTCCTCACTCTCGCAGTGTATCGCGACGCTGGGAGCGGAAGGGACACCGTCTCTTACCTGAATCTTTTACGAAACGATAAATGCCAAAATCCCCCGGAAACCCCACTTGGCTGGGTCGCCTTGCAGCACAACCATCTTCTGAGCCTCCTAACCCACTTGTCTTTACGGGATCTCATGGTATTCTCGGGCTGGCGGGCCAGTGGTCGTGAACATAAGGCAGCATGCCTGAGGCTGGCTTCATGGCTCGCGCAGAATCCGAGAAAGGCTCGTCTGATCATCTACCACGGCGCTCAACTCTTCGGCTCGATACGGGATCATCCCACCCAAGGTCATCATGAAGCAAACAGTTTCTTGGTTGCAACTCTCGGAATATGGGCATCTACAGCGGTCAGAACAGGCGATGTTTGCTCAAACCTCGGTTTGGAGTCTGGTCATACTGCAACCCCCCTACTCTCCAACGAAAGCAGTAATTTCAATGATTGTTCCTCAGAGAATCTACGAAGTAGGAGAACTATAAGACTCGACAAGCCAGTCCCTATTGACAAAGTAGAGCCATGGATCTCAGGGGCTTCGCTCCATCGGCCATACCTGAGTGGAGTTGGTGCGCTTACGAGCCAGGATGTGTGCAGTCATCTACTGGAAGAGGGTGTGCGTGTTCTTTCTTCTCAATCAGGTTGGTCCATTGGCTTGGCTATCAGCGTGGTCCTGCGGGCGCATTGGACAACAAAACACAAAGGACAGGAAGAGAACCTGTCTCATACTAACCATGCTTCTCGTCGCAACATCCCTACCGCACACCCCCACTCAACGGCCAAATGA
- a CDS encoding Putative FAD/NAD(P)-binding domain superfamily — MNADFTKLGRLTSETQRKSWDIIVVGSGHNGLTAAAYLAAAGKKVLVLERASYPGGGVASLHMAESGFISERHSAIHQMILANPMITNDELGLQSRYGLKYIQLDPCYAIVMRDRVLPIYRERHRTIEAIKQFSTQDAESYNKFVGLSRQITELLMPSMFEPPRDISAEIASSPLAEEIAIGSASSSLELIQRFFKNEILQVALLRFVTEIQLAHPQTKGTGLMVYLAFGLLDIYGLCVPEGAGSAFTNSVIRCIKDHGGEIKLETEVVKVVTEGGRAVGVRTRFGELRAKEAVIGQIHPHNLAHLVDGLDQSISNSAIDTRVSEFSLFAIHAALDRPLKFKAGPIADQAVMNTCCPGNLKDLLQSYDEMAKGFLPANIMIGASCVSSADPTRCPPGKSLLHCVVMCKAEPADGGWNAWDKLKDDWAQRVFA; from the coding sequence ATGAATGCAGATTTTACAAAACTGGGCAGGCTGACGTCTGAAACCCAACGCAAGAGCTGGGACATCATCGTCGTTGGCTCGGGACACAATGGCTTGACAGCAGCCGCAtacctcgccgccgccggtaAAAAAGTTCTTGTCTTGGAGCGCGCTTCCTacccaggcggcggcgttgccaGCCTACACATGGCCGAGTCTGGATTCATCAGCGAGCGTCACAGTGCCATTCATCAAATGATTCTCGCCAACCCGATGATAACGAACGACGAGTTAGGCCTACAATCCCGCTATGGTCTAAAATACATACAACTGGATCCATGCTACGCCATCGTCATGCGCGACAGGGTCCTTCCCATTTACCGGGAGCGTCATCGCACAATTGAGGCCATCAAGCAGTTCTCAACACAAGACGCCGAGTCCTACAACAAATTCGTTGGATTGAGCCGCCAGATCACGGAGCTTCTGATGCCGTCCATGTTTGAACCGCCTCGCGACATTTCTGCCGAGATCGCGAGCAGTCCGCTTGCCGAGGAGATCGCAATTGGCTCTGCCAGCTCTTCGTTGGAACTGATCCAGAGATTTTTCAAGAACGAGATTTTGCAAGTTGCACTTTTGCGATTTGTTACTGAGATCCAACTGGCTCATCCTCAGACCAAGGGCACTGGGTTGATGGTCTATCTCGCTTTTGGTCTCTTGGACATATATGGCTTGTGCGTGCCCGAGGGAGCCGGTTCTGCGTTTACCAACTCCGTCATTCGTTGTATCAAAGACCATGGAGGCGAGATCAAGCTTGAAACTGAGGTAGTCAAAGTAGTCACGGAGGGAGGGCGTGCGGTAGGAGTCCGTACTCGTTTCGGGGAGCTGAGAGCGAAGGAGGCCGTCATAGGACAGATCCATCCGCATAACCTTGCTCATCTGGTCGATGGATTGGACCAATCCATTTCAAACTCGGCTATCGATACACGCGTCTCCGAATTCAGTCTTTTCGCCATACATGCAGCCCTTGATCGCCCGCTGAAATTCAAGGCTGGGCCCATCGCCGATCAAGCAGTCATGAACACCTGCTGCCCCGGGAACCTCAAGGACCTACTTCAAAGTTACGATGAGATGGCTAAGGGTTTCCTCCCTGCCAACATTATGATCGGAGCTTCGTGTGTCAGCTCAGCCGATCCCACACGTTGTCCTCCGGGGAAATCATTGCTGCACTGTGTCGTCATGTGCAAAGCGGAACCAGCAGACGGAGGCTGGAATGCTTGGGACAAGCTTAAAGATGACTGGGCGCAGAGAGTATTCGCCTAA
- a CDS encoding Putative glycoside hydrolase, family 76, six-hairpin glycosidase superfamily, whose product MRPTLPIVTVGLSLTAAAGAIEVTWDDDESIKSAAGTAAYGLVKYYTGNNTGDTPGNLPDPYYWWEAGAMFGTLVDYWWLTGDDSYNAITTQALLHQAGDDDDYMPQNQTLTEGNDDQGFWAMAAMSAAEHKYPNPPEDKPQWLALVQAVFNEYVSRWDTEHCGGGVRWQIFTWNAGFDYKNSISNGCFFNVAARLARYTGNTTYSDWAEKVWDWQTDVGLLTAEHEVLDGVHFEGKCPSSTDSTKWSYNAGIFLYGAAVMYNVTESDTWKTRVDGMLEDISQHFVQNETIYEAYCEPTAQCSQDAQSFKGYLARWMAATSQVAPHTSDSISKLLLSSGKKAAKGCSGSPASGFKGHPGTACGFSWLSETFDGLVGVGPQMTSLQAIMYNLVRSADGPVTVNSGGDSKGNPDGGKSDDGSGTAKKTFAEITTGDRAGAAILTILVTGGVVGGTAFLLI is encoded by the exons ATGAGGCCAACACTCCCGATTGTGACCGTGGGTCTGAGCTTGACAGCGGCTGCCGGCGCCATTGAGGTAACatgggacgacgacg AATCCATCAAGTCCGCTGCAGGCACAGCCGCCTACGGGTTAGTCAAGTATTACACCGGAAACAACACTGGTGACACGCCGGGCAACCTACCAGATCCCTATTACT GGTGGGAGGCCGGTGCCATGTTCGGCACGCTGGTTGATTATTGGTGGCTCACGGGGGACGACTCGTACAACGCAATCACCACGCAGGCCTTGCTTCACCAGgcgggcgacgatgatgactACATGCCCCAGAACCAGACCTTGACCGAAGGAAACGACGACCAGGGCTTCTGGGCGATGGCTGCCATGTCGGCGGCCGAACACAAGTATCCCAACCCGCCCGAGGACAAGCCGCAGTGGCTCGCCCTTGTCCAGGCCGTCTTCAACGAGTACGTCAGCCGCTGGGACACGGAGCACTGCGGCGGGGGCGTGCGATGGCAGATCTTCACCTGGAACGCCGGGTTCGACTACAAGAACTCCATCTCCAACGGGTGCTTCTTCAACGTGGCCGCGCGCCTGGCCCGGTACACCGGCAACACCACCTACTCGGACTGGGCCGAGAAGGTCTGGGACTGGCAGACGGACGTCGGCCTGCTCACCGCCGAGCACGAGGTCCTGGACGGGGTGCACTTCGAGGGGAAGTGCCCCAGTTCCACCGACAGCACGAAATGGTCCTACAACGCCGGCATCTTCCTCTAcggggccgccgtcatgTACAACGTCACGGAGAGcgacacgtggaagacgcgCGTCGACGGCATGCTCGAGGACATCAGCCAGCACTTTGTCCAGAACGAGACCATCTACGAGGCCTACTGCGAGCCGACGGCGCAGTGCAGCCAGGACGCGCAGAGCTTCAAGGGCTACCTCGCCCGCTGGATGGCCGCCACGTCGCAGGTCGCGCCGCACACGTCCGACTCCATCAgcaagctgctgctgtcgagcGGGAAGAAAGCGGCCAAGGGGTGCTCCGGGTCGCCCGCCTCGGGCTTCAAGGGCCACCCGGGCACGGCGTGCGGCTTCTCTTGGCTGAGCGAGACGTTCGACGGCCTGGTGGGCGTGGGCCCGCAGATGACGTCCCTGCAGGCCATCATGTACAATCTCGTCCGGTCGGCCGACGGACCCGTCACGGTCAACAGCGGAGGCGACTCCAAGGGCAACCCCGACGGAGGCAAGAGCGACGACGGCTCGGgcacggcgaagaagacctTTGCGGAGATCACGACGGGGGACAGGGCCGGGGCGGCCATCTTGACCATCCTTGTCACGGGTGGCGTTGTCGGCGGCACtgcttttcttcttatttAA
- a CDS encoding Putative major facilitator, sugar transporter, major facilitator superfamily yields the protein MEVSYGEAGYKGLIREPYIFFLACFASIGGVLFGYDQGVISGVLVMNNFAKQFPTLAEDATLQGWMVAVLTLGAMVGALVNGPIADGISRRWTILLANAIFLFGSIIQAASVNVPMIFIGRFIAGVSIGQLSMVVPLYLSELAPPNLRGSLVALQQLGITVGIMVAFWLDYGTQHIGGTGDGQSPAAWRLPLALQCVPSMILAGGTFFLPYTPRWLLMKDREEEALLTLIRIRRVPQTDPRLKLELLEIKVAARFDKETTAEMYPGVISKLQLTVQRYKSLFVVRHLNRRLLIACLLQVIQQFTGINAIIYYAPKIFQNIGLSGNSVDLLATGVVGVINFFSTIPAIMYMDRWGRKKVLLIGGVGMGVSQLIVGTLYAVYRDSWASNKSAGWAAAFFVWAYIANFAFSIGCVNWIIPSEIFPPGVRSQAVGLAIGTNWLSNFIVALITPRMLEAITFGTFYFFLAFCVILIVWVFFFVPETKGVRIEEMDKLFGGNQGAADMARMATIRRELGLIPDGANLKAKEDVDMGVSEIEKA from the exons ATGGAGGTTTCTTACGGAGAAGCCG GCTACAAAGGGCTCATTCGTGAGCCTTACATCTTCTTCCTTGCGTGTTTTGCAAGTATTGGCGGCGTGTTGTTTGG CTACGATCAGGGTGTGATCAGCGGTGTTCTGGTGATGAACAACTTC GCCAAGCAATTCCCGACACTCGCCGAAGACGCAACACTTCAAGGATGGATGGTGGCTGTGCTGACACTCGGCGCCATGGTCGGTGCCCTGGTCAACGGTCCGATTGCTGACGGTATCTCCCGCCGCTGGACGATCCTCCTTGCCAacgccatcttcctcttcggctCCATCATAcaggcggcgtcggtgaaCGTCCCGATGATCTTCATCGGCCGGTTCATCGCCGGAGTGTCGATTGGTCAACTGTCCATGGTCGTCCCCCTGTACCTCAGCGAACTGGCGCCTCCGAATCTTCGTGGTAGTCTCGTCGccctccagcagctcggTATCACGGTTGGGATAATGGTTGCGTTCTGGTTAGACTATGGCACACAGCACATTGGCGGAACCGGTGACGGTCAGTCACCCGCGGCGTGGAGGctccctctcgctctccaGTGTGTGCCCTCGATGATCCTGGCCGGCGGGACATTCTTCCTCCCGTACACGCCTCGGTGGCTGCTGATGAAAG AccgcgaggaagaggcctTGCTCACACTCATCCGCATCCGACGCGTTCCCCAGACCGATCCCCGGCTGAagctcgagctgctggagaTCAAAGTCGCCGCCCGGTTCGACAAGGAGACGACCGCCGAGATGTATCCCGGAGTCATCTCAAAGCTGCAGCTCACCGTCCAGCGATACAAGTCGCTGTTCGTCGTCCGCCACCTCAACCGCCGCCTGCTTATCGCCTGTCTGCTCCAGGTCATCCAGCAATTCACGGGCATCAACGCCATAATATACTATGCGCCGAAGATATTCCAGAACATTGGTCTCTCGGGCAACTCTGTCGACCTGCTGGCGACCGGCGTGGTCGGGGTCATCAACTTCTTCTCCACCATACCCGCCATCATGTACATGGACCGCTGGGGACGCAAGAAGGTGCTGCTCATCGGCGGAGTCGGCATGGGCGTCTCCCAGCTCATCGTCGGAACGCTCTATGCCGTCTACAGAGACTCCTGGGCGAGCAACAAGtcggcgggctgggctgCTGCATTCTTTGTCTGGGCATACATTGCAAACTTTGCCTTCAGCATCGGATGCGTCAACTGGATTATCCCGTCCGAGATTTTCCCGCCCGGCGTCAGATCACAGGCTGTCGGACTGGCCATTGGGACGAATTGGCTGAGCAAT TTCATCGTTGCTCTGATCACGCCGAGGatgctcgaggccatcaccTTCGGCACATTCTATTTCTTCCTCG CCTTTTGTGTCATACTCATCGTCTGGGTGTTTTTCTTCGTTCCAGAAACCAAGGGGGTCCGGATCGAGGAGATGGATAAGCTGTTCGGCGGAAATCAAGGTGCGGCGGACATGGCTAGAATGGCTACCATTAGGCGTGAATTGGGTCTCATTCCTGATGGAGCCAACCTGAAAGCGAAGGAAGATGTCGATATGGGGGTCAGTGAGATTGAGAAGGCCTAA